A genomic segment from Nematostella vectensis chromosome 6, jaNemVect1.1, whole genome shotgun sequence encodes:
- the LOC5521511 gene encoding dynein regulatory complex protein 10, which produces MAPVESPPGGSTSDTWIRQVKASPSSNLPKGFAPDPCRILEPNKKNLHMLESQRIMAVLEDTILRLELATILGHVMRERERFGVVLGTDLVELLDYHASRMERYEHNLRELELEEREMSSVPVIVTSSSDSERDSHESPVSPPLLNQPTPRWHKLKQDTIISEQGLKFSLMDILRHFKKNPKAVEVILGSKHKTDPVHQELLQFMTQLSMVMKERLLTTPTEEFDRKGYIVDILTRERKTNAAKGRLQARCREAVRDKEHEVSKRNTIIAQLKSELSMINNVTHEAQRKTLSDAAKQCSTEIKTSENKKMTIREDMITKRKHVRDRRREHREEETVLRKRAFKIGTEVYNWIQKYDADMGAKQDELDKVAKLYEEEKQDLREMEQEFQNMEAKYNAILEERRLAAEAEKKRQQELVQRNYAAVRIQAVWRGFRVRKALKGGKKGAKKAKKGKK; this is translated from the exons ATGGCGCCTGTGGAAAGTCCACCGGGGGGCTCCACATCAGATACATGGATACGTCAAGTTAAGGCGTCTCCCTCAAGCAACCTGCCTAAAGGCTTCGCTCCTGACCCCTGCAGGATCTTGGAGCCCAACAAGAAGAACCTACACATGCTTGAGTCTCAGCGAATCATGGCCGTGCTTGAGGACACTATACTGAGGCTAGAGCTAGCTACCATTCTAGGTCACGTGATGAGAGAAAGAGAGCGTTTTGGAGTTGTCCTGGGTACGGACCTAGTGGAGTTGTTGGATTACCATGCATCGCGTATGGAGAGATATGAG CACAACTTGCGTGAGCTGGAACTAGAGGAAAGAGAGATGTCCAGTGTGCCAGTAATTGTCACGTCATCTTCTGATTCGGAGCGTGATAGCCATGAATCCCCagtctcccctcccctcctgaACCAACCCACGCCCCGCTGGCACAAGCTTAAGCAGGACACCATCATATCAGAACAAGGACTGAAATTCTCTCTCATGGACATACTCAGGCACTTCAAGAAGAATCCTAAAGCCGTAGAAGTCATACTAG GTAGCAAACACAAAACAGACCCAGTCCACCAGGAACTGCTCCAGTTTATGACACAACTCAGCATGGTCATGAAAGAGAGACTGCTGACGACACCGACTGAAGAATTTGACCGTAAGGGGTACATCGTGGATATCCTGACGCGGGAAAGAAAGACGAACGCTGCAAAGGGGAGACTACAGGCTCGCTGTCGAGAAGCCGTACGAGATAAAGAGCACGAG GTGTCAAAGCGCAACACTATCATCGCACAGTTAAAGAGCGAGCTGTCCATGATCAACAATGTGACCCATGAAGCGCAAAGAAAGACTCTATCAGACGCCGCCAAACAGTGTTCCACTGAGATTAAGACTTCGgagaacaaaaaaatgaccattcGAGAAGACATGATCACAAAGAGAAAACACGTGCGCGACCGGCGGCGTGAACACAGGGAGGAGGAGACCGTGCTTAGAAAG CGAGCGTTTAAAATTGGCACCGAAGTTTACAATTGGATTCAGAAGTACGACGCAGATATGGGAGCGAAGCAG GACGAGTTGGATAAAGTCGCCAAACTCTACGAAGAGGAAAAACAAGACTTGCGCGAGATGGAACAAGAGTTCCAGAACATGGAAGCTAAGTATAATGCTATCCTGGAAGAGCGCCGCTTGGCCGCCGAGGCGGAGAAAAAGCGTCAACAGGAGTTGGTACAGCGGAATTACGCGGCCGTCCGCATCCAGGCGGTTTGGCGGGGTTTCCGTGTCCGCAAGGCGCTGAAAGGAGGGAAGAAAGGCgcgaaaaaagcaaaaaagggAAAGAAATAG